Genomic DNA from Thiosocius teredinicola:
TTGATCTCGGCCATTACGTCAGCGCCGGATTCCATCTGCTTGAGTGACGGCATGATGGCATTGGAGAAGACAAAATACAGTCCCACCATGATGACCATCGAGAGCTGAATGAGAGACTCGATCGATTGAAAGATTAGCGAACTCATGCTCGAGCCGCCGTTGCGAAAAACTGACGGTTGCGCCGAATGTACTCGTCGAAGCCGGTTGCAGGCCGGCCCAAAGCCCTTTCTACGCCGTCTGTGGTGGATTCACTACGGCCATCGAGTACTTCGCCGAACAGGTAAACGAGTGCTTCGATAACGCCCTGTGGCACCCCGGATTGATTCAGTCGGCGTTCGAACTCGTCCATTGAGATCGATTCAAAGCGGATCTCTCTATTCAGGTGCCTGGTGAATTTGTCTGCGATATCGCCAAAGCTGATCAGATCGGGGCCAGTGACTTCGTACAGCTGCCCAATGTGCTTTTCCTCGGTCAGTGAAGCGATGGCGATTTCCGCAATATCGTCGATGTCGACAAACGGCTCGGTAATGTCGGTGACGGGCAGTGCGATCTTGCCATCCATCACGAACTGACGGAAAAGACCCTCGCTGAAGTTCTGATTGAACCAGGATGCCCTTATGACGGTCCAGCCGATACCTGACTGCTTGATAATGTTTTCACAAACCTGTGCGGCTGGCTCGGCACGACCGGAGAGTACCGTGATGTGCTTGACCCCTTTCATTTTCGCCAATGCACAAAACTTCGAGATGTCTTCAGGAGCTTTTGCAACCGCCAAATCCGGATAGTAGGTGAGGTAAACGGCGTCGATGCCGTTGAGTGCCGTTATCCAGGTCGTCGGATCGTCCCAATCGAACGCTACGTCGCCATTGCGACTCGCTCCTTTGGGCGCGAAGCCGAGCTCCCGGAGACCTTTCAATACGCGGGAACCGGTCTTGCCAGTAGCGCCGATGACCAAATGCTGAGTTTGCGGATTCATCCTGTCGTCCTCGTCTATTCGTTGATGTGACGAGGTCAGTGTAGGTACGCCGGTGACCGGCAGATTTGCCGTACGTTCGAGATCCATTGCAGATCGTACAAAGCGCAGCCCGCCCTTCAACAGGACATCAAATCGCCGCTTCGCCGACGGATCGAAACCAACAATCGATCCGAAGGATATCTACAACTGTCAAAAGCAACCGCCGCGAATGTCGGTGAGCCCCATTTCCACTCCGCGCATGTTCCTAACACCCTGTCTCCCATGGATAATGAGCCTCATTCCAACGAAAGCT
This window encodes:
- a CDS encoding NmrA family NAD(P)-binding protein, whose translation is MDLERTANLPVTGVPTLTSSHQRIDEDDRMNPQTQHLVIGATGKTGSRVLKGLRELGFAPKGASRNGDVAFDWDDPTTWITALNGIDAVYLTYYPDLAVAKAPEDISKFCALAKMKGVKHITVLSGRAEPAAQVCENIIKQSGIGWTVIRASWFNQNFSEGLFRQFVMDGKIALPVTDITEPFVDIDDIAEIAIASLTEEKHIGQLYEVTGPDLISFGDIADKFTRHLNREIRFESISMDEFERRLNQSGVPQGVIEALVYLFGEVLDGRSESTTDGVERALGRPATGFDEYIRRNRQFFATAARA